The following proteins are co-located in the Candidatus Zymogenus saltonus genome:
- a CDS encoding 1-acyl-sn-glycerol-3-phosphate acyltransferase, which yields MKKVLQIIYQPYKWLVYFPFLIISTLFFGSIAVVLITLSVNDKFVSILCGVVWSRLNSYMTPMFVRVIGKENIDKKQSYVIVSNHQSHFDVFVLYGWIGIDFKWVMKQELRKVPVFGLACDKVGFIFIDRSNKKAALASLEAAKEKIVDGTSVVFFPEGTRSTTGELMEFKKGAFRMALDLELPVLPLTIIGTKNILPNRTLNLLPGRTKMIVHKPIDTRKYSIKTIDKLMSKVKAVIQSGLDKYGG from the coding sequence ATGAAAAAAGTCCTTCAAATTATCTATCAGCCTTACAAGTGGCTCGTGTATTTTCCGTTCCTTATCATATCCACCCTCTTTTTCGGCTCCATCGCCGTGGTTCTCATTACGTTGTCGGTCAACGATAAATTCGTCAGCATTCTGTGCGGTGTCGTCTGGTCCAGGCTCAACAGCTACATGACGCCGATGTTCGTGAGGGTGATCGGAAAAGAGAATATCGACAAAAAACAGTCCTACGTGATCGTATCAAACCATCAGAGCCATTTCGACGTCTTCGTCCTCTACGGCTGGATCGGCATAGACTTCAAGTGGGTGATGAAGCAGGAGCTGAGAAAGGTTCCCGTCTTCGGCCTTGCCTGCGATAAGGTCGGATTTATCTTTATAGACAGGTCGAACAAGAAGGCCGCCCTGGCGTCGTTGGAGGCGGCGAAGGAGAAGATAGTCGACGGCACGTCGGTCGTGTTCTTCCCCGAGGGGACAAGGAGCACAACGGGGGAGCTGATGGAGTTCAAGAAAGGGGCGTTCAGGATGGCCCTTGACCTCGAGCTCCCGGTGCTTCCGTTGACGATAATAGGAACCAAGAACATCCTCCCGAACAGGACGCTTAACCTCCTCCCAGGCAGGACGAAGATGATAGTCCACAAGCCTATCGACACTCGCAAATATTCGATCAAGACCATCGACAAGCTGATGTCGAAGGTCAAGGCGGTGATCCAGTCCGGCCTCGACAAGTACGGCGGATAA
- a CDS encoding dual specificity protein phosphatase family protein, whose protein sequence is MIEIFHHLFIGTDTDYETIVKHHNGWAVVHASREPYHLELNEYGDGEFAKHYPDWKVARRDNRLFLNLAQDQDPDDIPDDLLETTLEFINESLESGLKVLIHCTNGTSRGPAIGLLYLGSFTDKFKDTNLGEAEYVFKKVYPGYKPSRGIKRFLRRSWHRYSKD, encoded by the coding sequence ATGATAGAGATCTTCCACCACCTCTTTATCGGTACAGACACCGATTACGAAACCATCGTAAAACACCACAACGGCTGGGCGGTCGTACACGCATCCCGGGAGCCGTATCATCTGGAGCTGAACGAATACGGCGACGGCGAGTTCGCCAAGCACTACCCAGACTGGAAGGTCGCCAGGCGGGATAACCGCCTCTTCCTGAATCTCGCCCAGGATCAAGATCCGGACGACATCCCGGACGACCTTCTGGAAACCACCCTCGAGTTCATAAACGAGAGCCTCGAAAGCGGGCTCAAGGTCCTGATCCACTGCACCAACGGGACGTCCCGGGGCCCTGCTATCGGACTCCTTTACCTCGGCTCATTCACCGATAAGTTCAAGGACACAAACCTGGGCGAGGCGGAGTACGTCTTCAAGAAGGTCTATCCGGGCTACAAGCCGAGCCGTGGCATAAAGCGGTTCCTGCGCCGCTCCTGGCACAGGTACTCGAAGGACTGA
- the aspS gene encoding aspartate--tRNA ligase: MLKLESTSYCGEIRNKDIGAEVVLKGWVHRRRDHGGVIFIDLRDREGIAQVVFNPDHDPDTHKSAHRLRNEFVIGIRGKVRERPEGMINPNLPTGDVEVLVDELIIYNEAAVPPFLIDEYASVTENLRLKYRYLDLRRPEMQKNIMARHKAAMSVRNHLSNEGFIEVETPFLTKSTPEGARDYLVPSRVNPGNFYALPQSPQLFKQILMVAGYDRYFQIVKCFRDEDLRADRQPEFTQIDIEMSFVTVDGIISMTEGLMANLFDDILGIKISSPFPRMTYKEARDKYGTDKPDTRFGLELNDLTDILEDAGLKVFSEAVISGGVIKALMVPESASLTRKELDDTVGFAQDRGAGGLAWARVTENGWQSPIAKFFAPGSIKAVEERTGAKIGSTIFFVADDPDIADAVLSDLRLKMGRRFDLIDDKAFNFLWVVEFPMFEYSKEEKRYVSMHHPFTSPLDEDMDKLDIKANGDPKGVRAKAYDIVLNGNEIGGGSIRISNPNLQRDVFKSLGIGDEEAEEKFGFLMEALSYGAPPHGGIALGFDRLVMLLCGAENIRDVIAFPKTQRATCLMTGAPTGVDKKQLTELGLKLSIAAQKPKQDG; this comes from the coding sequence ATTTTGAAACTCGAGAGCACCTCCTATTGTGGAGAGATAAGAAACAAGGACATCGGGGCCGAAGTGGTTCTCAAGGGCTGGGTGCACCGGCGGCGGGACCACGGCGGCGTAATCTTTATCGACCTCAGGGACAGGGAGGGGATAGCGCAGGTCGTTTTCAACCCGGATCACGACCCGGACACCCACAAGTCGGCCCACAGGCTCAGAAACGAGTTCGTTATCGGAATCCGGGGCAAGGTCAGAGAGAGGCCGGAGGGGATGATAAACCCGAACCTCCCGACCGGGGACGTCGAGGTTCTTGTGGACGAGCTTATAATATACAACGAGGCGGCCGTGCCCCCCTTTCTTATCGACGAGTACGCCTCCGTAACGGAAAACCTGAGGCTCAAATACCGCTATCTCGACCTCAGGCGGCCGGAGATGCAGAAGAACATCATGGCTCGTCACAAGGCCGCCATGAGCGTCAGGAACCACCTCTCAAACGAGGGATTCATAGAGGTGGAGACGCCTTTCCTTACCAAGAGCACCCCCGAGGGGGCCAGGGACTATCTCGTGCCGAGCAGGGTAAATCCTGGCAATTTTTACGCCCTGCCCCAGTCCCCCCAGCTCTTCAAGCAGATTCTGATGGTGGCGGGCTACGACCGCTACTTCCAGATAGTGAAGTGCTTCAGGGACGAGGACCTGAGGGCGGACCGGCAGCCGGAGTTTACCCAGATAGACATCGAGATGAGCTTTGTTACCGTTGACGGAATAATATCGATGACCGAGGGGTTGATGGCAAACCTCTTTGACGACATCCTCGGCATAAAGATCAGCTCCCCCTTTCCGAGGATGACCTACAAGGAGGCGAGGGACAAATACGGCACCGACAAGCCGGACACCCGCTTCGGCCTCGAGCTCAATGACCTCACCGACATTCTCGAAGATGCGGGGCTCAAGGTCTTTTCGGAGGCGGTCATCTCCGGTGGCGTCATAAAGGCGTTGATGGTTCCGGAAAGCGCCTCCCTCACAAGGAAGGAGCTCGACGACACGGTCGGGTTCGCCCAGGACAGGGGGGCCGGAGGTCTCGCCTGGGCAAGGGTCACCGAAAACGGGTGGCAGTCCCCCATAGCGAAGTTCTTCGCCCCGGGGTCGATAAAGGCAGTGGAGGAGAGAACGGGAGCGAAGATCGGCTCAACAATCTTCTTCGTGGCCGACGACCCCGATATAGCAGACGCCGTCCTCTCCGACCTCAGGCTTAAGATGGGAAGGCGGTTTGACCTCATCGATGACAAGGCCTTCAACTTCCTCTGGGTCGTCGAGTTTCCGATGTTCGAGTATTCGAAAGAGGAGAAAAGATACGTCTCGATGCACCACCCCTTTACCTCTCCCCTCGATGAGGATATGGATAAGTTAGACATAAAGGCAAACGGCGATCCGAAGGGCGTCAGGGCCAAAGCCTATGACATTGTCCTCAACGGAAACGAGATCGGCGGCGGAAGCATCAGGATCAGCAATCCTAACTTGCAGAGGGACGTCTTCAAGTCCCTCGGTATAGGGGATGAGGAGGCCGAGGAGAAGTTCGGCTTTCTGATGGAGGCGCTCTCCTACGGCGCGCCCCCCCACGGCGGGATCGCCCTCGGCTTCGACAGGCTCGTCATGCTCCTATGCGGCGCAGAAAACATCAGGGATGTGATCGCGTTCCCGAAGACCCAGAGGGCGACTTGCCTGATGACCGGTGCCCCGACAGGCGTCGATAAAAAACAGCTTACGGAACTGGGGCTCAAGCTGAGCATCGCGGCTCAAAAGCCCAAACAGGATGGATAG
- a CDS encoding NAD(P)/FAD-dependent oxidoreductase: MAKKIKLAKDGIKSNYSGGDDYDLIIIGAGVTGLTAGLMWLKNTDGKKTLIVEKNGYPGGYVTAYQRGDYVFETTQLFPDVIDILEYLDIDLKLRKFKGTYMRSLVVHGDDVDEYRIPVGAESFARYLMSIFPEDAHKVERFIDYSTDLFAQVRKLKAFPRITDMIAIPFAAPKVVANLNRSYADLLDKIGIINPKLREVLETFNAFSGIPPDKTSSIISTGAMLASMTNSFRTVGYFDEFPALMSRLFQERGGEIRLSSPVEKIEVVDGKVVGIRVKGDDTIIRAGSVVTTIDPMVAMRGLVGDEFLPKKYVKRLENTLMSPSSFNVALGLDDGVDLKELDLDYPFNVISTGLGSMERLYEGFLAGENAFSEDCYHAAVVCPSLTTGAKNTITINVIPFPMGKWSEWRKNDRKRYVEEKEKMGDFFIKIVEKHFIPELSKCIVEKDISTPATYARYSGSPTGSIFDMATTVDQFGPKRLPMKTPIRNLYQPKFAYGIFGGMMNGLQVVDLILDRAVNDGNSLLNPR; the protein is encoded by the coding sequence ATGGCGAAAAAGATCAAGCTCGCAAAGGACGGCATAAAGTCGAATTATTCGGGGGGGGACGACTACGATCTGATCATCATAGGCGCCGGCGTGACCGGCCTGACTGCGGGCCTGATGTGGCTCAAGAACACCGATGGGAAGAAGACCCTGATCGTTGAGAAGAACGGCTACCCGGGGGGCTACGTTACGGCGTATCAGCGGGGCGACTACGTCTTCGAGACTACCCAGCTCTTTCCGGACGTCATCGATATCCTCGAATACCTCGATATCGACCTGAAGCTGAGGAAATTCAAGGGGACGTATATGAGGAGCCTCGTCGTTCACGGCGACGACGTGGACGAGTACCGCATCCCCGTTGGGGCCGAGAGCTTCGCAAGGTACCTGATGAGCATCTTTCCGGAGGACGCCCACAAGGTCGAAAGGTTCATCGACTACTCCACTGACCTCTTTGCCCAGGTGAGAAAGCTCAAGGCCTTTCCCCGCATAACGGACATGATCGCGATCCCCTTTGCGGCCCCGAAGGTTGTGGCAAACCTCAACCGGTCCTACGCCGACCTCCTTGACAAGATCGGCATCATAAATCCGAAGCTGAGGGAGGTCTTGGAAACCTTCAACGCCTTCTCCGGAATCCCTCCCGACAAGACATCTTCGATAATCTCGACGGGCGCGATGCTGGCGTCTATGACCAACTCCTTCAGGACGGTCGGCTACTTCGACGAGTTTCCGGCCCTGATGAGCCGCCTCTTCCAGGAGCGGGGAGGCGAGATCAGGCTCTCGTCTCCGGTGGAGAAGATTGAGGTGGTGGACGGAAAAGTCGTGGGGATCAGGGTAAAGGGGGACGACACAATTATCAGGGCGGGGAGTGTGGTCACCACGATCGACCCGATGGTGGCGATGAGAGGACTTGTTGGGGACGAGTTTCTCCCGAAGAAGTACGTGAAGCGCCTCGAAAACACCCTCATGTCCCCCTCATCCTTCAACGTGGCGCTGGGCCTCGACGACGGCGTAGACCTCAAGGAGCTCGACCTCGATTACCCCTTCAACGTCATTTCCACCGGGCTCGGCTCCATGGAGAGGCTCTACGAGGGCTTTCTCGCCGGGGAAAACGCCTTTTCGGAGGACTGTTACCACGCCGCGGTCGTCTGCCCCTCACTGACCACCGGCGCGAAGAACACTATCACCATCAACGTCATCCCCTTTCCCATGGGAAAGTGGAGCGAGTGGCGCAAGAACGACAGGAAGAGGTACGTCGAGGAAAAGGAGAAGATGGGAGACTTCTTCATCAAGATAGTGGAGAAGCACTTCATCCCGGAGCTCTCCAAATGCATCGTCGAGAAGGATATATCGACCCCGGCTACCTACGCCCGCTACAGCGGCTCCCCCACCGGGAGCATCTTCGATATGGCGACCACCGTGGACCAGTTCGGTCCGAAGCGGCTGCCGATGAAAACCCCGATCAGGAATCTCTACCAGCCGAAGTTCGCCTACGGAATTTTCGGCGGCATGATGAACGGCCTTCAGGTGGTTGACCTTATCCTTGACAGGGCCGTCAACGACGGAAACTCCCTGTTGAATCCGAGATAA
- a CDS encoding zinc ribbon domain-containing protein, with translation MLKVCRNPKCPEYGHVEKDPDAKYCGHCGTELMEKEKNPPPPEQFDDFPRQKLKEIIKKYGTSVVNNQQRLEQIVRGSLGGYQREINILVLTLREGITAEILSSKEYMLDSELASYYTDLLVYDHSLIEEGARWAVESWTFALGITEEAKERGHDQKDKVDADKPVKEEAVSGKEHVSTSNVPKWIEAWEKEEKEKLKSTTLATKDSLRENTDKKKERKNSTAKTEVSDEPVYKRFNIKGLLIAGVIIYIIIFIFFILLNSL, from the coding sequence ATGTTGAAAGTATGCAGAAATCCGAAATGTCCCGAATACGGGCACGTTGAAAAAGACCCCGATGCCAAATACTGCGGCCACTGCGGTACCGAGCTGATGGAAAAAGAGAAGAACCCACCTCCTCCTGAGCAATTCGATGACTTCCCCCGTCAAAAGCTCAAAGAGATCATCAAGAAGTATGGAACCTCGGTAGTCAATAATCAACAAAGACTTGAACAAATTGTTAGGGGTTCTCTTGGCGGTTATCAAAGAGAAATCAATATTCTTGTGCTCACACTGAGGGAGGGGATAACCGCGGAGATTCTGTCATCAAAGGAATACATGCTTGACAGTGAACTGGCATCATATTATACAGACCTGTTGGTATACGATCATTCCTTGATTGAAGAGGGGGCGCGCTGGGCGGTGGAGTCCTGGACTTTCGCCTTGGGGATAACCGAAGAAGCAAAAGAGAGAGGTCACGATCAAAAAGATAAGGTTGATGCAGATAAACCCGTGAAAGAAGAAGCTGTATCGGGCAAAGAGCATGTATCCACGAGCAATGTTCCAAAGTGGATTGAAGCGTGGGAGAAGGAAGAAAAAGAGAAATTGAAGAGCACAACCTTGGCTACTAAAGATTCATTACGGGAAAATACTGATAAAAAGAAAGAACGGAAAAACTCGACCGCTAAAACCGAAGTGAGTGATGAACCAGTTTATAAAAGATTTAATATAAAAGGATTACTTATAGCTGGTGTGATCATATATATTATCATATTTATATTTTTTATTTTATTGAATTCTTTGTAA
- a CDS encoding PQQ-like beta-propeller repeat protein has protein sequence MLKWKFHIGSLINSSPTVADGVVYFGSRNKHLYAVDANTGEGKWKFMTVSNIDSSPAVVDGVVYFGSDDGYLYALE, from the coding sequence TTGTTAAAATGGAAGTTCCATATAGGTAGTTTGATTAATTCCTCTCCCACAGTAGCAGACGGTGTGGTTTACTTCGGGAGCAGGAATAAACATCTCTATGCCGTGGATGCGAATACAGGGGAGGGAAAATGGAAATTCATGACTGTAAGTAATATAGATTCCTCCCCCGCGGTGGTGGACGGCGTCGTCTATTTCGGAAGCGACGACGGTTATCTCTACGCACTGGAGTAA
- the speB gene encoding agmatinase, translating into MRGAASAPKEIRRALFSDATTLMTESGVDLGREGAMGDLGDLSFRRREDIRETIEKIGGAVSAINERGKKPIFLGGDHFVTYPVIRALGKKIDALTIVHLDAHADIYDSYGGNIYSHASPFARIMEERLASRLITIGVRTMNDHQREQVKRFGVEVVRISEIGEAGGVSKLDRLDLGGRPVYVSFDMDVLDPAFAPGVSHHEPGGMTTRQAIDLIDSIDAEIVGADVVELNPRRDGSGITAAAAAKIVKEIAGVMIGE; encoded by the coding sequence ATGAGGGGGGCGGCCTCGGCGCCGAAGGAGATCAGGAGGGCCCTCTTCTCCGACGCCACAACCCTCATGACGGAGAGCGGGGTAGACCTCGGCCGAGAGGGAGCGATGGGGGATTTGGGCGATCTCTCCTTTCGCAGGAGGGAGGATATTAGGGAGACAATCGAGAAGATCGGCGGCGCCGTGTCCGCAATCAACGAACGGGGCAAAAAACCTATCTTTTTAGGCGGCGACCACTTCGTGACCTATCCGGTCATAAGGGCGCTCGGTAAAAAAATCGACGCTCTTACGATTGTTCACCTCGACGCCCACGCCGACATCTACGACTCCTACGGCGGAAACATCTACTCCCACGCTTCTCCCTTCGCCAGGATTATGGAGGAGCGGCTTGCCTCCCGCCTGATAACTATCGGCGTTCGGACGATGAACGACCACCAGAGGGAGCAGGTTAAGCGCTTCGGGGTCGAGGTTGTCAGGATATCCGAGATCGGGGAGGCTGGTGGCGTTTCAAAATTGGATCGGCTCGACCTCGGCGGGAGGCCGGTGTATGTCTCGTTCGACATGGACGTCCTGGACCCCGCCTTTGCCCCCGGCGTCTCCCACCACGAGCCGGGCGGCATGACGACAAGGCAGGCGATCGACCTCATCGACTCGATTGACGCCGAGATAGTGGGCGCCGACGTCGTGGAGCTGAACCCGAGGCGGGACGGATCGGGGATTACGGCCGCCGCGGCGGCCAAGATCGTAAAGGAGATAGCGGGAGTGATGATCGGGGAATAA
- a CDS encoding DUF262 domain-containing protein: MKFLDANEITILQLLADNSKAYSVPIYQRPYVWNDEQWQELFDDLTNLSPNDVHFLGSMVVVPDSRQDLNINYFQIVDGQQRMATILIWLSALRDIFLEKGSNRVSDFIANYFFIDLMHEEDFDKVPKLRLGHHDNDIFRRILEGEPVPDSDKLLDKCYAFFKEETIKYSKPEEIYTKLLNKISVVHINVFSHLNAFRLFETLNDRGLELSSVDLIKNFILMKVSGERDIFDKTIVMWNDMYEKVREIEPVSFLRRSILSEYRGKVSETRVYEKIRQLLESEEPKAVSDFAAWLNEKAAVYKKIVDANFESSVINALLVNLKQIKVAPCYPLLMKVFTRYNAEGKEIPEEDIIGILNDTESFFIRWGVCRRYSGNLDRFFNNLTVELSEKKPSEYRNYIREALKREMAENGVDEEAFRERFISSPFNPNDSRTKYILFKLSNPGEFKKPADLKDVQTEHIMPKRLTNGWRSALSNSGKGDEEVSMLHREYLNRIGNLTPIRGDWYLKYSSKPFNEKKMERHYKECEFSITRVLNERYDKGSWTFKTIEERSRELFDIVEENGLWRI; this comes from the coding sequence ATGAAGTTTTTAGACGCCAACGAGATCACGATACTGCAGCTTCTGGCCGACAACAGCAAGGCGTACAGCGTCCCGATATATCAGAGGCCATACGTCTGGAACGACGAGCAGTGGCAGGAGCTTTTCGACGACCTGACCAACCTCTCGCCGAACGACGTTCACTTTTTGGGATCGATGGTCGTCGTCCCGGACAGCCGGCAGGACCTCAACATCAACTACTTCCAGATCGTCGACGGGCAGCAGAGAATGGCGACGATCCTCATCTGGCTCTCCGCCCTTAGGGACATCTTCCTCGAGAAGGGGAGCAACAGGGTGTCGGACTTCATCGCCAACTACTTTTTCATCGATCTGATGCACGAAGAGGACTTCGACAAGGTCCCGAAGCTAAGGCTGGGCCACCACGACAACGATATCTTCCGCCGGATTCTGGAGGGGGAGCCGGTCCCCGATTCCGACAAGCTCCTGGATAAATGTTACGCCTTTTTCAAGGAAGAGACCATAAAGTACTCGAAGCCGGAAGAGATATACACGAAGCTCTTAAACAAGATATCGGTCGTCCATATAAACGTCTTCAGCCATCTCAACGCCTTCAGGCTTTTCGAGACGCTGAACGACAGGGGGCTCGAGCTCTCGTCGGTCGACCTTATAAAAAACTTCATCCTGATGAAGGTCTCCGGGGAGAGAGACATCTTCGATAAAACAATAGTCATGTGGAACGACATGTACGAGAAGGTGAGGGAGATCGAGCCGGTCTCCTTTCTCAGGAGGTCGATCCTCTCCGAGTACCGCGGGAAGGTCTCGGAGACGAGGGTATACGAGAAGATCAGGCAGCTTCTTGAGAGCGAGGAGCCGAAGGCGGTTTCCGACTTCGCGGCCTGGCTGAACGAAAAGGCGGCCGTCTACAAAAAGATCGTCGATGCAAACTTCGAGTCGAGCGTTATAAACGCGCTGCTTGTAAATCTAAAGCAGATCAAGGTCGCCCCGTGCTATCCCCTTCTGATGAAGGTCTTTACCCGCTACAACGCCGAGGGAAAAGAGATACCGGAAGAGGATATAATAGGGATATTGAACGACACAGAGTCGTTCTTCATAAGGTGGGGGGTCTGCCGCCGTTATTCCGGGAACCTCGACAGGTTCTTCAACAATCTCACCGTGGAGCTCTCCGAGAAGAAGCCGTCTGAATATAGAAACTATATAAGGGAGGCGCTCAAGCGGGAGATGGCGGAAAACGGCGTGGATGAAGAGGCGTTCAGGGAGAGATTCATATCGAGCCCCTTCAATCCGAACGATTCGAGGACAAAATATATCCTCTTTAAGCTCTCAAATCCCGGGGAGTTTAAGAAACCCGCCGATCTGAAGGACGTCCAGACCGAGCATATCATGCCGAAGCGGCTTACAAACGGTTGGCGGTCGGCCCTCTCCAACTCGGGCAAGGGGGATGAGGAGGTCTCGATGCTCCACCGGGAGTACCTGAACAGGATCGGCAACCTGACGCCCATCCGGGGCGACTGGTACCTGAAATACTCCAGCAAGCCGTTCAACGAAAAGAAGATGGAGAGACACTACAAGGAGTGCGAGTTCTCCATAACGAGGGTTCTCAACGAGAGGTACGACAAAGGATCGTGGACGTTTAAAACGATCGAGGAGAGGTCGAGGGAGCTCTTCGATATTGTGGAAGAAAACGGCCTGTGGCGGATTTAA
- a CDS encoding 3-isopropylmalate dehydratase large subunit yields the protein MGETLAEKILGLKVKKRVRPGEIIVVDVDLALAQDGTGPLAIRSIKELKEGKMRLPREAIFFIDHAAPSPRRELSNDHIFIRDFAKESGATVSDVGDGVCHQIMAEKYACPGDIVIGADSHTVTAGGLSAFATGMGSTDVGVGMARGKTWLRVPETMRIEVTGRLQRGVYPKDLILHIIGKIGADGATYMALEFGGETIDEMEMAGRLTLANMAVEAGAKVGLVGSDNITREYLKSRGREDCYRELSPDPDAQYAGVVNVNAGEISPTISFPHTVDNTKTIEEVKAKSDIKVDQVFIGSCTNGRIEDLRIAASILKGKKKAPGLRLIVVPASREVFTNALNEGLISVFNDAGAAVMAPGCGPCVGVHEGVLGDGEVCLSTQNRNFEGRMGNPKSFIYLASPATAAATAVEGKIADPRRYM from the coding sequence ATGGGAGAGACGCTGGCGGAAAAAATATTGGGCCTAAAGGTCAAGAAAAGAGTCAGGCCCGGGGAGATAATCGTTGTGGATGTCGACCTCGCCCTTGCCCAGGACGGCACCGGCCCGCTGGCCATCAGGAGTATAAAAGAGCTGAAGGAGGGAAAGATGAGGCTTCCCCGGGAGGCGATATTCTTCATCGACCACGCCGCCCCCAGCCCCAGGAGGGAGCTCTCCAACGACCACATCTTCATCCGCGACTTCGCAAAAGAGTCGGGGGCGACCGTCTCCGATGTAGGCGACGGCGTCTGCCACCAGATAATGGCGGAAAAATACGCCTGCCCGGGCGATATAGTGATCGGGGCAGACTCCCACACGGTGACGGCGGGGGGGCTATCCGCCTTCGCCACAGGGATGGGATCCACAGACGTTGGCGTGGGGATGGCAAGAGGAAAGACCTGGCTTAGGGTACCGGAGACGATGCGGATAGAGGTGACCGGAAGGCTCCAGAGGGGCGTCTACCCTAAAGACCTGATCCTTCACATAATCGGGAAGATAGGGGCGGACGGCGCCACCTACATGGCCCTTGAGTTCGGCGGAGAGACGATAGACGAAATGGAGATGGCGGGGAGACTGACGCTTGCCAACATGGCGGTCGAGGCCGGGGCCAAGGTCGGGCTTGTCGGATCGGACAATATAACGAGAGAGTACCTCAAATCGAGGGGAAGGGAGGATTGCTACAGGGAGCTCTCCCCCGACCCGGACGCCCAGTACGCCGGGGTGGTGAATGTCAATGCCGGAGAAATCTCCCCCACAATATCGTTTCCCCACACCGTAGACAACACGAAGACCATTGAGGAGGTTAAGGCTAAAAGCGACATCAAGGTAGATCAGGTCTTTATAGGCTCCTGCACCAACGGGAGGATCGAAGACCTGAGGATCGCGGCGTCCATATTGAAGGGGAAAAAGAAGGCCCCAGGCTTGAGGCTCATCGTTGTTCCCGCCTCCCGTGAGGTCTTTACAAACGCCCTAAACGAGGGGCTGATCTCGGTCTTCAACGACGCAGGGGCCGCCGTAATGGCCCCGGGCTGCGGTCCGTGCGTGGGCGTTCACGAGGGCGTCCTCGGCGACGGGGAGGTCTGCTTATCAACGCAGAACCGCAACTTCGAGGGGAGAATGGGAAACCCGAAATCCTTCATCTACCTGGCGTCACCCGCAACCGCCGCCGCGACCGCCGTCGAGGGAAAGATAGCCGACCCTAGAAGGTATATGTAG
- a CDS encoding PHP domain-containing protein: MIDLHTHTTASDGTLTPEQLIRHAHEIGISAISVTDHDTTDGVAIARTEAEKRGVFFIQGIEISAEYSDQGTMHILGYFIDENNDRMIEVLDFLKRSRRLRNPKMIKLLNEAGISITMEDVVNEAGGGQVGRPHFARTMIKKGFASSINEVFDKYIKKGGPCYVNKERLSPEKSIELILTAGGIPVIAHPKTLGVSDHGDLKKLIIELMDYGLMGMECYYFSHTKAETEGYIELAEELGLLVTGGTDFHGENKPNIRLGVGKGDLKIPDDLAEKLKAAHEKMVTGKKVEGRGLETGKRK, encoded by the coding sequence TTGATAGACCTTCACACCCATACCACCGCATCCGACGGAACCTTAACCCCCGAACAGTTGATCCGACACGCCCATGAGATCGGGATAAGCGCCATTTCGGTCACGGATCACGACACCACCGACGGCGTAGCGATAGCCAGAACCGAAGCCGAAAAGAGAGGCGTTTTTTTCATCCAGGGCATCGAGATAAGCGCCGAATACTCGGATCAGGGCACCATGCACATCCTAGGGTATTTCATCGACGAAAACAACGACCGGATGATCGAGGTCCTCGATTTCCTTAAACGATCGAGACGGCTCAGAAATCCGAAGATGATAAAGCTCCTGAACGAAGCAGGGATTTCGATAACGATGGAGGATGTAGTCAACGAGGCCGGCGGGGGCCAGGTGGGACGGCCGCACTTTGCCAGGACGATGATAAAGAAGGGATTCGCCTCGTCCATCAACGAGGTCTTCGATAAATATATAAAAAAAGGCGGCCCCTGTTACGTAAACAAAGAGAGGCTCTCCCCGGAGAAATCGATCGAGCTGATACTGACGGCCGGCGGCATTCCCGTCATCGCCCACCCGAAGACCCTGGGCGTTTCAGACCACGGTGATCTCAAAAAGCTCATCATCGAACTTATGGACTACGGCCTTATGGGGATGGAGTGCTACTATTTCAGCCACACCAAGGCGGAAACAGAAGGCTATATCGAGCTTGCCGAAGAGCTGGGTCTCCTCGTCACCGGCGGCACCGACTTTCACGGGGAAAACAAGCCGAACATAAGGCTCGGCGTGGGCAAGGGCGACCTGAAAATCCCGGACGATCTGGCGGAGAAGCTGAAGGCCGCCCACGAAAAAATGGTCACCGGGAAAAAAGTAGAGGGCAGAGGGTTGGAAACTGGCAAAAGAAAATAG